A single Neospora caninum Liverpool complete genome, chromosome VIIb DNA region contains:
- a CDS encoding Nucleotidyl transferase family protein, related produces the protein MKALVLVGGYGTRLRPLTLSVPKPLINFCNKSIVEYQIHRLLSLQAGVDHVILAVAYQPSTLMDALSALEQKYSLAITCSREDEPLGTAGPIRLARDLLLSPPPALPRPDGDGEAATAVRESPARESASGQAAAAEPAAAHAGACTSEEVADTEDCFFVCNSDVICPFPFKEMLAFHKATGAEGTILVTEVENPSIYGVVLHDEEGRVSDFIEKPQQFVGRCINAGLYILNTSVIDRIQLRPTSIEKEVFPQMAREKKLFCFKLDGYWADIGQPKDFLQGMSLHLDAMRQHQEAASREESENGDDLAEAPSSSRLVSGPQFIGNVLVDPSAKIGDDCLIGPDVTIDRGVVVGRGCRLQRSALMEGVRVGDYTWMETAIVGWQSRIGKWCRIEGLTVVGEDVHIRSECCINGAFVLPHKSITQSIREPGSIIM, from the exons ATGAAAGCCCTCGTGCTTGTGGGTGGCTACGGCAcgcggctgcggcctctCACGCTCTCCGTGCCGAAGCCGCTGATAAACTTCTGCAACAAATCAATTGTGGAGTACCAGATCCA CCGTCTCTTGTCCTTGCAGGCAGGCGTAGATCATGTCATCCTCGCCGTTGCGTATCAGCCATCTACTCTGATGGATGCCCTCAGTGCACTCGAGCAGAAG TATTCTCTGGCGATCACGTGCTCCCGCGAAGATGAACCACTCGGCACCGCAGGTCCGATTCGCCTGGCGAGAgatcttctgctctctccgccgccggctctgcctcgcccagatggagacggcgaagccgcgACTGCCGTTCGCGAGAGCCCAGCGCGGGAGAGCGCGAGCGGCCAAGCGGCTGCTGCAGAGCCAGCCGCGGCGCacgccggcgcatgcacgtccGAGGAAGTCGCGGACACGGAAGACTGCTTCTTCGTGTGCAACAGCGATGTGATTTGCCCCTTCCCGTTCAAGGAAATGCTGGCCTTCCACAAGGCAACGGGCGCAGAGGGGACGATTCTG GTGACTGAAGTCGAGAACCCGTCCATTTACGGCGTCGTCCTTcacgacgaggaaggacgcgTCTCAGATTTCATTGAAAAGCCGCAGCAGTTCGTGGGCAGATGCATCAACGCCG GGTTGTACATTTTGAACACGAGCGTCATCGACCGGATCCAGCTAAGGCCCACATCCATCGAGAAAGAAGTCTTTCCGCAGAtggccagagagaagaaactctTCTGCTTCAAACTCGATGGATACTG GGCGGATATCGGCCAGCCGAAGGATTTCCTGCAAGGGATGTCACTTCACCTGGATGCCATGAGACAGCACCAGGAAGCCGCCagccgcgaagaaagcgagaacggagacgaccTTGCCGAGGCTCCAAGCTCTtcccgcctcgtctccggtCCCCAGTTCATCGGCAATGTTCTGGTC GATCCGTCGGCCAAGATCGGCGACGACTGTCTAATCGGTCCTGACGTCACGATTGACCGGGGAGTCGTGGTTGGACGAGGCTGCCGGCTTCAGCGCTCGGCACTCATGGAAGGTGTGCGGGTCGGCGATTACACGTGGATGGAGACAGCCATTGTGGGCTGGCAGTCTCGGATAGGAAAATGG TGCCGGATTGAAGGCCTTACTGTTGTCGGCGAGGATGTGCACATCCGAAGCGAGTGCTGCATCAACGGCGCGTTCGTCTTGCCGCACAAGAGCATTACGCAGTCTATCCGCGAACCGGGAAGCATTATTATGTAG
- a CDS encoding 3'5'-cyclic nucleotide phosphodiesterase domain-containing protein: MNRRSLLALTYNDNSVLEQFHSSVAFFLLHHHHLLLPRPLHASKPAGARKRSSTKREEAAPSRRGDATAQTGTGETADGQGLEGGGEGEVLQERDEPEGEASLCDRIEREDSYRAFRKEVIELIVHTDMTKHFSLLALFKVKRQTGGLDIVNNEEDRSMLLKMLLKAADIGHATKTFDLHFFLSCCLIEEFHRARFVDPLSLGSTEVCQRRRRRAQGIPPGSKAFLPARAEGALPLESITLLLPSSLAVRNPDEAQKAATHACGAYRRFLGARRRERRTLMTKLGRDKEARLCLRLFPVRLCHAVEPSIRLTHAHAEFGWTAKRDVETKDKSQEASGPDSAGEAVCLQTTSPGWAIKQEPKTQLKPQAPPSRTVPSREGEKREKAEQGIEGRRRQARSVEVRRNSNSVRTNQRPESQGSPENGKRKRNQTKRGCVTGTSAKSVETTVDHLEQKRLLISLPLPLSVVLPCFKSVWRRFRKTKMLGR, from the exons ATGAATCGGAGAAGCCTGCTCGCCCTGACATACAACGACAACTCTGTTCTCGAGCAGTTCCATTCCTCTGTCGCATTTTTCCTCCTCCACCATCACCACCTCCTCCTTCCCAGACCGCTCCACGCCTCGAAGCCggcgggagcgaggaagagaagctcGACCaagcgcgaagaggcggcgccgagtCGGCGGGGAGACGCAACCGCCCAGACAGGCACGGGCGAGACTGCAGACGGGCAAGGGCTCGAGGgtggcggcgaaggcgaagttCTCCAAGAACGCGATGAACCGGAAGGAGAAGCGTCGCTGTGTGACCGCATTGAAAGAGAGGACTCTTATAGAGCCTTTCGCAAGGAAGTGATCGAACTCATTGTCCACACGGACATGACTAAACATTTCTCCCTCCTGGCTCTCTTCAAGGTCAAGCGACAGACTGGCGGGCTCGACATCGT CAACAACGAAGAGGACCGCTCGATGCTACTAAAGATGCTGCTGAAGGCGGCAGACATTGGCCACGCAACCAAGACGTTCGATCtgcacttcttcctctcgtgttGTCTTATTGAAGAGTTCCACAG gGCGCGCTTCGTGGATCCACTGTCTCTTGGCTCCACAGAAGTTTGccagaggcgacgaaggcgtgCGCAGGGGATCCCGCCGGGATCGAAGGCCTTTCTGCCGGCGAGAGCCGAAGGCGCGCTACCCTTGGAGTCCATCACCCTGCTGCTTCCCTCCAGCCTAGCAGTCCGGAATCCCGACGAGGCGCAAAAGGCggcaacgcatgcatgcggagcTTATCGTCGTTTTTTAGGGGcccgaagacgagaaaggaggacTCTGATGACGAAGCTCGGGCGCGACAAAGAAGCCAGACtttgccttcgtctctttcctgtgcGCCTGTGTCACGCGGTGGAGCCGTCCATCCGCTTGACCCACGCCCACGCAGAGTTTGGCTGGACGGCGAAAAGGGACGTGGAGACCAAGGACAAGAGCCAGGAGGCCAGCGGCCCAGACTCAGCAGGGGAGGCAGTCTGCCTCCAAACTACAAGTCCCGGGTGGGCGATCAAGCAGGAACCCAAGACCCAGTTGAAGCCGCAGGCACCGCCGTCGCGCACAGTGccgagcagagaaggagagaaaagggagaaggcagagcagGGGAtagaagggagacggagacaagcGAGGAGCGTAGAAGTTCGACGGAACAGCAACTCGGTGCGGACGAACCAACGACCGGAGAGCCAAGGGAGTccagaaaacgggaagagaaagaggaaccAGACGAAGCGCGGCTGTGTCACTGGGACCTCTGCGAAGTCTGTGGAGACAACTGTCGATCACCTGGAACAGAAACGTCTCCtcatctctcttcctcttcccctttccgtTGTTCTTCCCTGCTTCAAGTCTGTGTGGCGCAGATTCAGAAAAACAAAAATGCTTGGGAGGTAA